One window from the genome of Salvia miltiorrhiza cultivar Shanhuang (shh) chromosome 7, IMPLAD_Smil_shh, whole genome shotgun sequence encodes:
- the LOC130992771 gene encoding protein NRT1/ PTR FAMILY 7.3, with the protein MGSLQLSKDQKLKEEEYTGDGSVGFDGEAASRNRTGKWAAGSIILLNQGLATLAFFGVGVNLVLFLTRVLQQDNAEAANSVSKWTGTVYIFSLVGAFLSDSYWGRYKTCAIFQTIFVIGLVLLSLSTQLFLLKPGGCGDETKKCSTHSSWELGLFYISIYMIALGNGGYQPNIATFGADQFDVEDPKEGYSKVAFFSYFYLALNLGSLFSNTILGYFEDEGLWALGFWASTTSATLALLLFLGGTKRYRHFKPSGNPLSRISQVLVAASKKCSIRIPPGDEANLYEAEDSKNAARKMLHTQGIKFLDRAAFVTPQDLDELKQNEYYNPWRLCPVSQVEEVKCILRLLPIWLCTIIYSVVFTQMASLFVEQGDAMNTRISNFRIPAASMSSFDILSVALFIFLYRRVVDPIVRGVRRDSNGLTELQRMGIGLVIAVMAMVSAGIVECYRLKYARKDCKHCQGSSSLSIFWQVPQYALIGASEVFMYVGQLEFFNAQAPDGLKSFGSALCMTSISLGNYVSSLLVSIVMKISTVDNMPGWIPGNLNKGHLDRFYFLLAGLTAVDLVIYMACASWYKSMKFRGKAAEEDDEDYEV; encoded by the exons atggGATCCTTACAATTATCCAAG GATCAAAAGTTGAAGGAAGAAGAGTACACCGGTGATGGAAGTGTAGGTTTTGATGGAGAAGCAGCTTCCAGAAACCGAACTGGAAAATGGGCTGCTGGGAGCATCATATTAT TGAATCAAGGTCTAGCAACGCTAGCATTTTTCGGCGTGGGCGTGAATCTGGTGCTGTTTCTAACGAGAGTGCTGCAGCAAGACAACGCGGAAGCCGCCAACAGCGTGAGCAAATGGACTGGGACTGTCTACATATTCTCTCTAGTTGGTGCTTTCCTTAGTGACTCTTATTGGGGAAGATACAAAACTTGTGCCATCTTTCAGACCATCTTTGTCATA GGTCTAGTACTCTTGTCACTATCAACACAGCTCTTCTTGCTGAAACCGGGAGGGTGTGGAGACGAGACGAAGAAATGCAGCACGCATTCGAGTTGGGAGTTGGGGCTCTTCTACATCTCTATATACATGATTGCTCTTGGCAACGGCGGCTACCAACCTAATATAGCTACATTTGGTGCTGATCAATTCGACGTAGAGGATCCCAAGGAGGGCTATTCCAAAGTGGCTTTCTTCAGCTACTTTTACCTTGCACTAAACCTTGGCTCACTCTTCTCCAACACTATATTGGGATACTTTGAAGACGAAGGGCTGTGGGCGCTCGGATTCTGGGCCTCCACCACCTCTGCTACACTCGCCCTGCTCCTCTTCCTCGGGGGCACCAAGCGCTACCGCCATTTCAAGCCCAGCGGCAATCCCCTCTCCCGCATTTCCCAAGTCTTGGTCGCTGCCTCCAAGAAGTGCAGCATCAGGATCCCACCGGGTGACGAGGCCAACCTTTACGAGGCCGAGGACTCCAAGAACGCTGCCAGGAAGATGCTGCACACGCAGGGGATCAA ATTCTTGGACAGAGCAGCATTCGTGACACCGCAAGATCTGGACGAGTTGAAGCAGAACGAGTACTACAACCCGTGGCGCCTCTGCCCCGTCTCCCAAGTGGAGGAGGTGAAGTGCATATTGAGACTGCTCCCTATCTGGCTCTGCACCATCATCTACTCTGTCGTCTTCACCCAGATGGCATCCCTCTTCGTGGAGCAGGGCGATGCCATGAACACGCGGATCTCCAACTTCCGGATCCCTGCAGCAAGTATGTCGAGCTTCGACATCCTCAGCGTCGCCCTCTTCATATTCTTGTACAGGAGAGTGGTCGACCCCATCGTGCGCGGGGTGAGGAGGGACTCCAATGGGCTCACCGAGCTCCAGAGGATGGGGATCGGCCTCGTGATCGCAGTGATGGCGATGGTCTCGGCCGGGATCGTCGAGTGCTACAGGCTGAAATACGCGAGGAAGGACTGCAAGCACTGCCAAGGGTCAAGCTCGCTCAGCATATTCTGGCAGGTCCCGCAATACGCGCTGATCGGGGCATCCGAGGTGTTCATGTACGTCGGGCAGCTCGAGTTCTTCAACGCTCAGGCGCCTGACGGGCTCAAGAGCTTTGGGAGCGCGCTCTGCATGACGTCCATCTCGCTGGGGAACTACGTCAGTAGCTTGCTGGTGTCGATAGTGATGAAGATATCGACGGTGGACAACATGCCGGGCTGGATACCGGGGAACCTCAACAAGGGCCATCTTGATAGGTTCTACTTCCTCCTCGCAGGCCTCACCGCCGTCGATCTCGTCATATACATGGCCTGCGCATCGTGGTACAAGAGCATGAAGTTCAGAGGGAAGGCTGCGGAAGAGGATGATGAGGATTATGAGGTCTAA